One window from the genome of Penaeus monodon isolate SGIC_2016 chromosome 2, NSTDA_Pmon_1, whole genome shotgun sequence encodes:
- the LOC119582851 gene encoding uncharacterized protein LOC119582851 isoform X20 — MEKLGRYFHWPRKHVRPHRARDRPSPVHPITFRRLRPKSMRFSITASTTAETTMATEPPTTTSGPDRVPVTEQTAPTTQAPDVETTIQTTTKAPVTEPPVTAAPTQAPDTETTTKEQTEPPVTQAPDTETTTKTEVTAKQTESPVTAAPATQAPDTETTTKAKEQTEAPATAAPAPDTETTTKEQTEAPATAAPAPDTETTTKEQTEAPATAAPAPDTETTTKVTAKQTESPVTAAPTTQAPDAETTTKAKEETKAPTAAPAPDTETTTKAQITTKQTEAPVTAAPTTPAPDTQTTMKEQTEAPATPAPAPDTETTTKAQEQTEAPVTAAPVTAAPVTAAPITAAPAPETTTKAKEQTEAPTAAPAPETTTKAKEQTEPPVTAAPVPAPETTTKAQEQTEAPVTAAPAPETTTKAKEQTEAPVTAAPVPAPETTTKAKEEQTDAPATAAPAPETTTKAKEQTDSPVTAAPVPAPETTKAPEPVTEAPAPEPVTDAPVEVTTAQFNTSGFTGSVSTYFTIGTSDSSTITISFGVEIILKMTKEKTFTFVFVLQVRSSGTVTETFSSMASLAALSGVRQETVMGRAEVNEEGTDTTTFVSALDRQNKTSTSNNTECLYTMEVILMKIQFTNKLTGELYPCDLDNQANAEPPYLEIIDHYNNTVINRYCYLDKNVSIHSFGDQMFGYIVTNGDPNIVPDIQAVQIKEEFCCGGVFYGAFRVPLIIPSPDYPQYKPHMRCPFVFRCDEDYDDCVIRLEFENFNLASNDVSRSRRQALNESDFGNGTAATTLAPYVPPTGPDFNRTICAGEDVVRVSQCGSISAINSREFCADNPPSQVYTGYKEVLMYFDSNDERQDQGFVIKFTPKDRRKWIYSDAELEPKCTCAHNLPNQIRKYFRKRNKNKTNKAKANKEPLRRVRREEREKLKERRTVEKEGKLPERRKRKQKNEENKDRSTNDQGKKREDDVEGPKRRRKKMKKMEGGDSNTEGQNKGKNGRDKEEKDGEKPQGRKKKRMNVGDKDRDAENQKKKNGGDIEENVNGPKRRRKNGGGGNEENAKRQKRRRKNGGGGNEENAKRQKRRRKKIGNTNASENEGGNQREQKKIAKDRRKDTLLEKKEKRLQRKNKNGEEDMPMTRAFNGKTNRKRQQYPWLVSVIQYERPLVKNKVKGDRPVERLCGGTLLSDRYVLTTTSCCTYCKTVWEKKNKKNIKLRKKRDAEGENNKMANKRKRRKKEEDKKGEVKEGEDDMDTEKKGGNQRRRRKNKKTNEELENGGNNRDKDEKAKGIGKGKGMKRGDKKTDKENDNDDDNKGKGKGKKKGDKKNDKENDNDDDDKGKGKRKKKGHKKKNDNQNDNDDANKNKKRRKGEKRGNKKKEDREKGAGNGQGDTAPRQNQNKRRNPLKKDVGAIIGEGSINIKKLGDVKPLKIGGIFIPSDCYDKMGKTELNGEPLYPVECPVLLKLKKKVKFNRFIKPMCMPIFDKIKINKERAASLGYGTRKASKTEPSKIPAEVINMRVLKKCEKRLKMKLDKTMICTKGKKKSGHMCFFDEGAPLLNVKVTGSGYKQHANLYGALVVPSCQLEDKKKKKNRREKRDTDENEPKEKRRKLRRRKQETPGTATASKPRQEAKRQGKEGAPGDRPKRKKKLRKMGDVGGEESQQTKPKKLRRKLGRQGQKDKKSILQDGGGDEYNPRKYNKFYIDVWVNIRSYKKWILNVVFNKKKAKACQRPKHFKSVPDIAKKFEIEDPCPF; from the exons ATGGAAAAGCTTGGCCGGTATTTCCATTGGCCACGCAAGCACGTGAGACCTCACCGCGCGAGAGACCGACCTTCGCCTGTCCATCCAATCACCTTTCGTCGCCTAAGGCCTAAGTCCATGCGCTTCTCCATCACAGCTTCCACGACGGCGGAAACCACGATGGCCACGGAGCCTCCGACGACCACCTCAGGGCCGGACCGAG TGCCCGTTACAGAACAAACGGCGCCGACAACGCAAGCTCCAGATGTAGAGACTACTATTCAAACTACAACTAAGG CCCCAGTTACAGAACCTCCAGTAACAGCAGCACCAACACAAGCCCCAGATACAGAAACAACCACGAAAG AACAAACGGAACCACCAGTGACACAGGCGCCCGATACAGAAACTACCACGAAAACTGAAG TAACTGCAAAACAAACGGAATCGCCTGTAACGGCAGCACCTGCAACGCAGGCGCCAGACACAGAAACTACCACGAAAGCTAAAG AGCAAACGGAGGCTCCAGCAACAGCAGCACCAGCGCCTGATACAGAAACCACCAcaaaag AGCAAACGGAGGCTCCAGCAACAGCAGCACCTGCGCCTGATACAGAAACCACCAcaaaag AGCAAACGGAGGCTCCAGCAACAGCAGCACCTGCGCCTGATACAGAAACCACCACAAAAG TAACTGCAAAACAAACGGAATCGCCTGTAACGGCAGCACCTACAACGCAGGCGCCAGACGCAGAAACTACCACGAAAGCTAAAG AGGAAACGAAAGCTCCAACAGCAGCTCCAGCGCCAGATACAGAAACTACCACAAAAGCTCAAA TAACTACAAAACAAACGGAAGCGCCTGTAACGGCAGCACCTACAACGCCGGCGCCAGACACACAAACTACCATGAAAG AGCAAACGGAAGCGCCGGCAACACCAGCACCAGCGCCAGATACAGAAACTACCACAAAAGCTCAAG AGCAAACAGAAGCTCCGGTAACTGCAGCTCCGGTAACTGCAGCTCCGGTAACTGCAGCTCCGATAACTGCAGCTCCTGCACCAGAAACTACCACAAAAGCTAAAG AACAAACGGAAGCTCCAACAGCAGCGCCAGCACCGGAAACTACCACAAAGGCTAAAG AACAAACGGAGCCACCAGTAACTGCAGCACCTGTACCTGCGCCTGAGACTACCACAAAAGCCCAAG AGCAAACAGAAGCTCCAGTAACAGCGGCACCTGCACCGGAAACAACCACAAAAGCTAAAG AACAAACAGAAGCACCAGTAACTGCAGCACCGGTACCTGCACCAGAAACTACCACAAAGGCTAAGGAAG AGCAAACAGATGCCCCAGCAACAGCAGCGCCTGCACCAGAAACTACCACAAAAGCTAAAG AGCAAACGGACTCACCAGTTACTGCAGCACCGGTACCTGCACCAGAAACTACAAAAGCTCCAG AACCAGTGACAGAAGCACCCGCACCGGAACCTGTAACGGACGCCCCAGTAGAAG TGACCACAGCCCAGTTCAACACGTCCGGTTTCACTGGGTCTGTCTCAACATATTTCACCATTGGGACAAGCGACTCCTCTACCATTACAATATCCTTTGGAGTGGAAATCATTCTAAAGATGACAAAAGAGAAGACCTTTACGTTCGTGTTTGTCCTGCAG GTGCGCTCTTCAGGCACAGTTACAGAAACCTTCAGCTCCATGGCGTCGTTAGCAGCGTTGAGTGGTGTTCGACAAGAAACCGTAATGGGCAGAGCAGAAGTGAACGAAGAGGGAACAGACACCACCACTTTCGTTTCGGCACTGGACAGGCAGAACAAAACGTCCACAAGCAACAACACAGAGTGTCTCTACACCATGGA GGTGATCCTGATGAAAATCCAGTTCACTAATAAGCTGACAGGCGAACTATACCCGTGCGATTTGGACAACCAGGCGAATGCTGAGCCCCCCTATTTGGAAATTATAGACCATTATAACAACAC CGTCATCAATAGATATTGTTACCTGGACAAAAATGTGAGCATCCACTCATTTGGCGACCAGATGTTTGGCTATATTGTGACCAACGGAGATCCAAATATTGTTCCAGACATTCA gGCGGTTCAAATAAAGGAAGAATTCTGTTGTGGCGGCGTGTTCTATGGAGCCTTCCGTGTGCCACTCATCATACCGTCGCCGGATTATCCTCAGTACAAACCCCACATGCGATGTCCTTTCGTCTTCAGG TGCGACGAGGACTACGACGACTGCGTCATCCGTCTCGAATTCGAAAACTTCAACCTCGCCTCCAACGACGTCAGCCGAAGCCGTCGCCAAGCGCTGAACGAAAGCGACTTCGGGAACGGGACAGCTGCCACCACCCTCGCCCCGTACGTCCCGCCGACCGGACCCGACTTCAACCGGACGATCTGCGCCGGCGAGGATGTGGTTCGGGTCAGCCAGTGCGGGTCCATCTCGGCGATCAACTCTCGCGA gTTCTGCGCGGACAACCCTCCCTCGCAAGTCTACACAGGATACAAAGAAGTGCTGATGTATTTCGACTCGAATGACGAAAGGCAAGACCAGGGCTTCGTGATCAAGTTCACGCCGAAGGACAGGAGGAAAT gGATTTATTCTGACGCCGAACTCGAGCCGAAGTGCA CGTGCGCGCACAATCTTCCCAACCAAATAAGAAAGTACtttagaaagaggaataagaacaaGACCAATAAAGCGAAGGCAAACAAGGAGCCTCTGCGCCGcgtgaggagagaagaaagggaaaaactgaaGGAGAGGAGAACGGTCGAGAAGGAAGGTAAACTCcccgaaaggaggaagaggaagcaaaagaatgaagaaaataaggACAGGAGCACTAACGACCagggcaaaaagagagaggatgacgtCGAAGGcccaaagaggaggaggaagaaaatgaagaaaatggagggaggagaCAGCAACACCGAGGGCCAAAACAAGGGAAAGAAcggaagagacaaagaggagaaggaCGGCGAGAAACcacagggaaggaagaagaagagaatgaatgtaggagacaaagacagagacgccgagaaccaaaagaaaaagaatggaggAGACATCGAGGAGAACGTCAACGGtccaaagaggaggaggaagaatggaggcGGAGGGAACGAGGAGAACGCCAAACgccaaaagaggaggaggaagaatggaggcGGAGGGAACGAGGAGAACGCCAAACgtcaaaagaggaggaggaagaagatcggAAACACGAATGCATCCGAAAACGAAGGAGGGAatcagagagaacaaaagaagatCGCGAAGGACAGACGGAAGGACACATTactagagaagaaggaaaagagacttcaaaggaagaataaaaatggagaggaagacaTGCCTATGACACGAGCCTTTAACGGGAAGACGAACAGGAAGCGGCAGCAATACCCGTGGCTG GTCAGCGTGATACAATATGAGCGACCTCTCGTGAAAAACAAGGTCAAAGGTGATCGCCCTGTTGAGAGACTCTGCGGTGGAACACTCCTGAGTGACAGATACGTCCTCACTACGACCTCCTGCTGCACCTATTGCAA AAccgtttgggaaaagaaaaataagaagaatattaaATTGCGGAAGAAGAGAGACGCAGAAGGAGAGAACAATAAGATggcaaataagagaaagagaaggaagaaagaggaagacaagaagggcgaagtaaaagaaggagaagacgacatggatacagagaagaaaggaggtaaccagaggagaagaagaaagaacaagaaaacaaacgagGAATTAGAGAACGGTGGCAACAATAGGGACAAAGACGAGAAAGCGAAGGGAATtggcaaaggaaaaggaatgaagagaggagacaagaagacCGACaaggaaaacgataatgatgatgataacaaaggaaaaggaaaaggaaagaaaaaaggagacaagaAGAACGATaaggaaaacgataatgatgatgatgacaaaggaaaaggaaaacgaaagaaaaagggacaCAAGAAGAAGAACGACAACCAAAACGACAATGACGAcgcgaacaagaacaagaaaagacgaaaaggagagaagagaggcaacaagaagaaagaagacagagagaagggcgCCGGGAACGGCCAGGGGGACACCGCCCCCCGGCAGAACCAGAACAAGAGGCGCAACCCACTGAAGAAGGACGTGGGCGCGATCATCGGCGAGGGCAGCATCAACATCAAGAAACTCGGGGACGTCAAGCCACTGAAGATCGGCGGCATCTTCATCCCGAGCGATTGCTACGACAAGATGGGCAAGACGGAGCTAA ACGGCGAACCCCTGTACCCGGTCGAGTGCCCCGTGCTACTGAagctgaagaagaaggtgaaATTCAACAGGTTCATTAAGCCCATGTGCATGCCGATTTTCGATAAGATCAAAATCAACAAGGAGAGAGCAGCTTCCCTGGGCTACGGGACCAGAAAAGCGTCGAAGACAG aaCCCTCCAAGATACCGGCTGAAGTGATTAACATGCGCGTGCTGAAGAAGTGCGAGAAGAGGCTGAAGATGAAGCTGGACAAGACTATGATCTGtacgaagggaaagaaaaagagcggACACATGTGCTTC TTCGACGAGGGAGCACCTCTCCTGAACGTCAAAGTAACAGGCAGCGGATACAAGCAACATGCTAACCTTTATGGTGCCTTG GTTGTGCCTAGCTGCCAGCttgaagacaagaagaaaaagaagaaccgcAGAGAGAAGCGAGACACTGACGAAAACGAACCAAAGGA
- the LOC119582851 gene encoding uncharacterized protein LOC119582851 isoform X3 has product MEKLGRYFHWPRKHVRPHRARDRPSPVHPITFRRLRPKSMRFSITASTTAETTMATEPPTTTSGPDRGSTSTPTPTTTVEITTVSGTTLPTTTEITGPTTTAGITTTGSTVTTTEGPTTTAGPMVITTEGPTTTVGPTVTTTEVPVTEQTAPTTQAPDVETTIQTTTKAPVTEPPVTAAPTQAPDTETTTKEQTEPPVTQAPDTETTTKTEVTAKQTESPVTAAPATQAPDTETTTKAKEQTEAPATAAPAPDTETTTKEQTEAPATAAPAPDTETTTKEQTEAPATAAPAPDTETTTKVTAKQTESPVTAAPTTQAPDAETTTKAKEETKAPTAAPAPDTETTTKAQITTKQTEAPVTAAPTTPAPDTQTTMKEQTEAPATPAPAPDTETTTKAQEQTEAPVTAAPVTAAPVTAAPITAAPAPETTTKAKEQTEAPTAAPAPETTTKAKEQTEPPVTAAPVPAPETTTKAQEQTEAPVTAAPAPETTTKAKEQTEAPVTAAPVPAPETTTKAKEEQTDAPATAAPAPETTTKAKEPVTEAPAPEPVTDAPVEVTTAQFNTSGFTGSVSTYFTIGTSDSSTITISFGVEIILKMTKEKTFTFVFVLQVRSSGTVTETFSSMASLAALSGVRQETVMGRAEVNEEGTDTTTFVSALDRQNKTSTSNNTECLYTMEVILMKIQFTNKLTGELYPCDLDNQANAEPPYLEIIDHYNNTVINRYCYLDKNVSIHSFGDQMFGYIVTNGDPNIVPDIQAVQIKEEFCCGGVFYGAFRVPLIIPSPDYPQYKPHMRCPFVFRCDEDYDDCVIRLEFENFNLASNDVSRSRRQALNESDFGNGTAATTLAPYVPPTGPDFNRTICAGEDVVRVSQCGSISAINSREFCADNPPSQVYTGYKEVLMYFDSNDERQDQGFVIKFTPKDRRKWIYSDAELEPKCTCAHNLPNQIRKYFRKRNKNKTNKAKANKEPLRRVRREEREKLKERRTVEKEGKLPERRKRKQKNEENKDRSTNDQGKKREDDVEGPKRRRKKMKKMEGGDSNTEGQNKGKNGRDKEEKDGEKPQGRKKKRMNVGDKDRDAENQKKKNGGDIEENVNGPKRRRKNGGGGNEENAKRQKRRRKNGGGGNEENAKRQKRRRKKIGNTNASENEGGNQREQKKIAKDRRKDTLLEKKEKRLQRKNKNGEEDMPMTRAFNGKTNRKRQQYPWLVSVIQYERPLVKNKVKGDRPVERLCGGTLLSDRYVLTTTSCCTYCKTVWEKKNKKNIKLRKKRDAEGENNKMANKRKRRKKEEDKKGEVKEGEDDMDTEKKGGNQRRRRKNKKTNEELENGGNNRDKDEKAKGIGKGKGMKRGDKKTDKENDNDDDNKGKGKGKKKGDKKNDKENDNDDDDKGKGKRKKKGHKKKNDNQNDNDDANKNKKRRKGEKRGNKKKEDREKGAGNGQGDTAPRQNQNKRRNPLKKDVGAIIGEGSINIKKLGDVKPLKIGGIFIPSDCYDKMGKTELNGEPLYPVECPVLLKLKKKVKFNRFIKPMCMPIFDKIKINKERAASLGYGTRKASKTEPSKIPAEVINMRVLKKCEKRLKMKLDKTMICTKGKKKSGHMCFFDEGAPLLNVKVTGSGYKQHANLYGALVVPSCQLEDKKKKKNRREKRDTDENEPKEKRRKLRRRKQETPGTATASKPRQEAKRQGKEGAPGDRPKRKKKLRKMGDVGGEESQQTKPKKLRRKLGRQGQKDKKSILQDGGGDEYNPRKYNKFYIDVWVNIRSYKKWILNVVFNKKKAKACQRPKHFKSVPDIAKKFEIEDPCPF; this is encoded by the exons ATGGAAAAGCTTGGCCGGTATTTCCATTGGCCACGCAAGCACGTGAGACCTCACCGCGCGAGAGACCGACCTTCGCCTGTCCATCCAATCACCTTTCGTCGCCTAAGGCCTAAGTCCATGCGCTTCTCCATCACAGCTTCCACGACGGCGGAAACCACGATGGCCACGGAGCCTCCGACGACCACCTCAGGGCCGGACCGAG GAAGTACCTCAACGCCTACACCCACAACCACGGTTGAAATTACAACAGTTTCTGGTACGACTCTACCTACAACAACAGAAATTACAGGCCCTACAACAACTGCAGGTATCACAACTACAGGATCTACAGTTACAACCACAGAAGGTCCAACAACAACAGCTGGACCTATGGTTATAACTACAGAAGGTCCTACAACAACAGTTGGACCCACAGTTACAACTACAGAAG TGCCCGTTACAGAACAAACGGCGCCGACAACGCAAGCTCCAGATGTAGAGACTACTATTCAAACTACAACTAAGG CCCCAGTTACAGAACCTCCAGTAACAGCAGCACCAACACAAGCCCCAGATACAGAAACAACCACGAAAG AACAAACGGAACCACCAGTGACACAGGCGCCCGATACAGAAACTACCACGAAAACTGAAG TAACTGCAAAACAAACGGAATCGCCTGTAACGGCAGCACCTGCAACGCAGGCGCCAGACACAGAAACTACCACGAAAGCTAAAG AGCAAACGGAGGCTCCAGCAACAGCAGCACCAGCGCCTGATACAGAAACCACCAcaaaag AGCAAACGGAGGCTCCAGCAACAGCAGCACCTGCGCCTGATACAGAAACCACCAcaaaag AGCAAACGGAGGCTCCAGCAACAGCAGCACCTGCGCCTGATACAGAAACCACCACAAAAG TAACTGCAAAACAAACGGAATCGCCTGTAACGGCAGCACCTACAACGCAGGCGCCAGACGCAGAAACTACCACGAAAGCTAAAG AGGAAACGAAAGCTCCAACAGCAGCTCCAGCGCCAGATACAGAAACTACCACAAAAGCTCAAA TAACTACAAAACAAACGGAAGCGCCTGTAACGGCAGCACCTACAACGCCGGCGCCAGACACACAAACTACCATGAAAG AGCAAACGGAAGCGCCGGCAACACCAGCACCAGCGCCAGATACAGAAACTACCACAAAAGCTCAAG AGCAAACAGAAGCTCCGGTAACTGCAGCTCCGGTAACTGCAGCTCCGGTAACTGCAGCTCCGATAACTGCAGCTCCTGCACCAGAAACTACCACAAAAGCTAAAG AACAAACGGAAGCTCCAACAGCAGCGCCAGCACCGGAAACTACCACAAAGGCTAAAG AACAAACGGAGCCACCAGTAACTGCAGCACCTGTACCTGCGCCTGAGACTACCACAAAAGCCCAAG AGCAAACAGAAGCTCCAGTAACAGCGGCACCTGCACCGGAAACAACCACAAAAGCTAAAG AACAAACAGAAGCACCAGTAACTGCAGCACCGGTACCTGCACCAGAAACTACCACAAAGGCTAAGGAAG AGCAAACAGATGCCCCAGCAACAGCAGCGCCTGCACCAGAAACTACCACAAAAGCTAAAG AACCAGTGACAGAAGCACCCGCACCGGAACCTGTAACGGACGCCCCAGTAGAAG TGACCACAGCCCAGTTCAACACGTCCGGTTTCACTGGGTCTGTCTCAACATATTTCACCATTGGGACAAGCGACTCCTCTACCATTACAATATCCTTTGGAGTGGAAATCATTCTAAAGATGACAAAAGAGAAGACCTTTACGTTCGTGTTTGTCCTGCAG GTGCGCTCTTCAGGCACAGTTACAGAAACCTTCAGCTCCATGGCGTCGTTAGCAGCGTTGAGTGGTGTTCGACAAGAAACCGTAATGGGCAGAGCAGAAGTGAACGAAGAGGGAACAGACACCACCACTTTCGTTTCGGCACTGGACAGGCAGAACAAAACGTCCACAAGCAACAACACAGAGTGTCTCTACACCATGGA GGTGATCCTGATGAAAATCCAGTTCACTAATAAGCTGACAGGCGAACTATACCCGTGCGATTTGGACAACCAGGCGAATGCTGAGCCCCCCTATTTGGAAATTATAGACCATTATAACAACAC CGTCATCAATAGATATTGTTACCTGGACAAAAATGTGAGCATCCACTCATTTGGCGACCAGATGTTTGGCTATATTGTGACCAACGGAGATCCAAATATTGTTCCAGACATTCA gGCGGTTCAAATAAAGGAAGAATTCTGTTGTGGCGGCGTGTTCTATGGAGCCTTCCGTGTGCCACTCATCATACCGTCGCCGGATTATCCTCAGTACAAACCCCACATGCGATGTCCTTTCGTCTTCAGG TGCGACGAGGACTACGACGACTGCGTCATCCGTCTCGAATTCGAAAACTTCAACCTCGCCTCCAACGACGTCAGCCGAAGCCGTCGCCAAGCGCTGAACGAAAGCGACTTCGGGAACGGGACAGCTGCCACCACCCTCGCCCCGTACGTCCCGCCGACCGGACCCGACTTCAACCGGACGATCTGCGCCGGCGAGGATGTGGTTCGGGTCAGCCAGTGCGGGTCCATCTCGGCGATCAACTCTCGCGA gTTCTGCGCGGACAACCCTCCCTCGCAAGTCTACACAGGATACAAAGAAGTGCTGATGTATTTCGACTCGAATGACGAAAGGCAAGACCAGGGCTTCGTGATCAAGTTCACGCCGAAGGACAGGAGGAAAT gGATTTATTCTGACGCCGAACTCGAGCCGAAGTGCA CGTGCGCGCACAATCTTCCCAACCAAATAAGAAAGTACtttagaaagaggaataagaacaaGACCAATAAAGCGAAGGCAAACAAGGAGCCTCTGCGCCGcgtgaggagagaagaaagggaaaaactgaaGGAGAGGAGAACGGTCGAGAAGGAAGGTAAACTCcccgaaaggaggaagaggaagcaaaagaatgaagaaaataaggACAGGAGCACTAACGACCagggcaaaaagagagaggatgacgtCGAAGGcccaaagaggaggaggaagaaaatgaagaaaatggagggaggagaCAGCAACACCGAGGGCCAAAACAAGGGAAAGAAcggaagagacaaagaggagaaggaCGGCGAGAAACcacagggaaggaagaagaagagaatgaatgtaggagacaaagacagagacgccgagaaccaaaagaaaaagaatggaggAGACATCGAGGAGAACGTCAACGGtccaaagaggaggaggaagaatggaggcGGAGGGAACGAGGAGAACGCCAAACgccaaaagaggaggaggaagaatggaggcGGAGGGAACGAGGAGAACGCCAAACgtcaaaagaggaggaggaagaagatcggAAACACGAATGCATCCGAAAACGAAGGAGGGAatcagagagaacaaaagaagatCGCGAAGGACAGACGGAAGGACACATTactagagaagaaggaaaagagacttcaaaggaagaataaaaatggagaggaagacaTGCCTATGACACGAGCCTTTAACGGGAAGACGAACAGGAAGCGGCAGCAATACCCGTGGCTG GTCAGCGTGATACAATATGAGCGACCTCTCGTGAAAAACAAGGTCAAAGGTGATCGCCCTGTTGAGAGACTCTGCGGTGGAACACTCCTGAGTGACAGATACGTCCTCACTACGACCTCCTGCTGCACCTATTGCAA AAccgtttgggaaaagaaaaataagaagaatattaaATTGCGGAAGAAGAGAGACGCAGAAGGAGAGAACAATAAGATggcaaataagagaaagagaaggaagaaagaggaagacaagaagggcgaagtaaaagaaggagaagacgacatggatacagagaagaaaggaggtaaccagaggagaagaagaaagaacaagaaaacaaacgagGAATTAGAGAACGGTGGCAACAATAGGGACAAAGACGAGAAAGCGAAGGGAATtggcaaaggaaaaggaatgaagagaggagacaagaagacCGACaaggaaaacgataatgatgatgataacaaaggaaaaggaaaaggaaagaaaaaaggagacaagaAGAACGATaaggaaaacgataatgatgatgatgacaaaggaaaaggaaaacgaaagaaaaagggacaCAAGAAGAAGAACGACAACCAAAACGACAATGACGAcgcgaacaagaacaagaaaagacgaaaaggagagaagagaggcaacaagaagaaagaagacagagagaagggcgCCGGGAACGGCCAGGGGGACACCGCCCCCCGGCAGAACCAGAACAAGAGGCGCAACCCACTGAAGAAGGACGTGGGCGCGATCATCGGCGAGGGCAGCATCAACATCAAGAAACTCGGGGACGTCAAGCCACTGAAGATCGGCGGCATCTTCATCCCGAGCGATTGCTACGACAAGATGGGCAAGACGGAGCTAA ACGGCGAACCCCTGTACCCGGTCGAGTGCCCCGTGCTACTGAagctgaagaagaaggtgaaATTCAACAGGTTCATTAAGCCCATGTGCATGCCGATTTTCGATAAGATCAAAATCAACAAGGAGAGAGCAGCTTCCCTGGGCTACGGGACCAGAAAAGCGTCGAAGACAG aaCCCTCCAAGATACCGGCTGAAGTGATTAACATGCGCGTGCTGAAGAAGTGCGAGAAGAGGCTGAAGATGAAGCTGGACAAGACTATGATCTGtacgaagggaaagaaaaagagcggACACATGTGCTTC TTCGACGAGGGAGCACCTCTCCTGAACGTCAAAGTAACAGGCAGCGGATACAAGCAACATGCTAACCTTTATGGTGCCTTG GTTGTGCCTAGCTGCCAGCttgaagacaagaagaaaaagaagaaccgcAGAGAGAAGCGAGACACTGACGAAAACGAACCAAAGGA